GCAGAAATGGGGATTTAGGGTTGCGGGCCTTTAAAATCCCGCAGGTTAAGCCCATCCCGCTTTCAACCCGTCCCGTTTTCGACCCGTCCCGCTTTTGACCCGTCCCGCGAGGCCCGCAATTTTGCGGGCTTACCAAATGGAGGCCCAATCCCGCCTCGCAGCAAGCCTTTACGAGCCAGGCCCGCGGTCCAGATCCTTGATTGCCATCCCTATAACTTATTGATGTCTCTTCTTCTTGCTGGTTCACAGGATTGGTCAAGCTTTGAAGATATGGGCCCGCGGGCTGACCCGCATACCCGCTGCTATAGTGTGGGTCGGGATTGGTCATAGGGTTCAGGGCCCGTGTCCCGCAGCGGTACGACCCGCAAAGACCCAACTGAAAATGGTACCACAACGGGGCGGGACAAATGGGTTGCGGGTGAGCCCAATTGCCATCTCCTATGATGTAAGGCCAACTACGTTGCTCAACCATTCAACATGGAAAGTCACAAACTGTGACAATATTTGCAAGACTCTCACCCTCTCTCTGTTTTAAAAGAGAGACTGCAACAAGTTTTTAAGCTGTTGACTATAGTTTTCTACTGACCAAACCCAACCAGGCAGAAAAACAAAAGACTAAGCTGACAATCTATGTTGAGTTGTAATCTTGCCAAAGTCCAAAGGTAAAATGTTTGGTAAGGTGATCATTCCATTCAAACATAAAACACAGCCATGATTTTTAGTTGTTTACCAAAAACAGTACTTCAACAACTGGTGTGATAAAATCTTTCTAGGTTAAGGTCCATTACAAAATCTTACGATAAAATCTATTTACATTTGTAAGTAATGCTAAATCTTATTTAAACAAACTGTGCGACTCTTTTCATCTATACTCTAACTGAATCTCTATGGAGTTTCAGCTGAGCTTTGACTACCTTTGAGTTTCTTACTGCTCTTCTGCTGAAGCATCTCCTTGATCTCCACTTCTCTCTTATCCACAACCTTGATCAAGTCCTTGAAACTTCCTGCCCTCAAACTTCTCCCTGATCTAGAAGAACTAGCTTCTTCACTCACCCTTACCTCATCACTCTCTTCCTCTGGTCTTAACCCTTGGCATTGCCAGAAAACTTTCCAGCAGAAGAGGGTGAGCGCAATGAACCAAACTATACCACATATTAAGAACAGTCCCCAGAAACTCTGTACCGAGAGTTGATAGTTCTCTGTGTCTGCAATCTGCACTGAGCATTCGTGACTGTACGTAAGCCATTTCTTGCGGATTTTCTCCAATTTTCCTTCTTCAGACAGCTGCAGGATCGCCGTTGACATGTCCACAGCTAAAGGAGAATCTCTCTGGAAAGCCTGAAACAATCCATAACCAAAAAGTTCATTAAGAGAGCCAACAAAATGAGTTGAAGCCAAACCGGTTTTTACATACAAATCCCCAGCCTGTCCGGGTGAACTCCTGTCCAACAGTACGGAACTCGCAGTTGCTGTTTGACAACAAAGCTTTGATGTAAGGAAGCTCGTCGACTATGGCTGCTACACCACCGCCTCTGGGACCAAGTTGAAGAGCAGAGAGATAGTCTTCTTCGTTTTTAAGCGGAATGATTCTTGATGGAGCTATGTTAAGTTCATTGACCAGATACTTGTACGCAAATGTACCGTCCTGGACTCCAATGGGTTCGCTGCTTGTTATTAGACTGTCCATTCCTTCTATCCGAGATGTTAGCTGTTGAACGGTGAGGATCGAAGTGAGACTAGCTGTGTAGCTTGAGTTGATGATCAGAACCACAAACAACCATATGAGTAGCACAAACCTCCCCAAAGTGCTCACCGTGTTCTCCCCTGAAAAAACAAGAATATAGAAAACTCGAATACTTGATGTTTTGTAGGTTCCAGTTTGTAATGGAGTACGTACTGTGAGAGAAGAACATTGTTGAGAAGCTAAACCTGCAACGTTGAAGACCAAAAAAGGAAGTGGCAAAGCTTTAGTGCTTCAGTTTAAACTTATGAGTTTTTGTTTTAATTTACTAATTGTTTTGTGTGTGTTTTTTTCTCATCTTTGTCACATCTTATGTCAAGAGCTTGGGACTAACCAGAAAACGGTGATGATTTGACGCCTAGGAGGTCCACGGAACTCTTCATTAAACCGGTGTTCAAGAATCCAAATGATGGCTCCCACAAAGAGGAAAAGGAGTCCGGTCACAGCCCACATCTCCACAGTGAATGGCTTCAAGAAGGACCATGGACTAGACTTGCCCCCCTTCACTGGAGCTACCACCACAAGCCCTGATTCCATAAATGGCTGCGTAAAATCAACAAACTTGGTCCTGTTTGTAACAATTGTTATATCCCCAACAGCTACATCAAAATTCTAAAGACATAAAAAGAAAAAAGAAAAAGAGAGAGGTTAGTTTAGTATCCATGTACTTGATTTGAGTAAGTGAAAGAAGAAGCAACACTCACATTTGAAGCAACTTCATTTACGAGATTGTCATATGAAGGGTTTCTCTTCCCGTCTCCATATAGTATATAAGTACGTGGGACGGGGTACGGAAGCAACTCAACCGCAGCTTCAAAGATGTCGATGCAGTATCCTTTAACACCAAGCTGGTTCTTCTCCTCAGACGCATAGTTTTTGTAGCTCACACGGTTAGGCACGCCGATTTTGAGCGGCTCTCCATTGTCAGGGAATACCCAACCTCGAGGTGGTTTTGTTACTCCTCCTGGCCATATGATCTCATTAAGACGTTGATGTTCTACAGATGTGTTTGGAGGCTTAGAGTAGAATGTCTCAGGAGGCTCTACTGAGAAGCCTGTATGATTCGACCAGTAGCCAACTCTGTGTGGACCTCTACTGTTTATGTTTATAACGTCGTATGCTGGATTGATCCGGTTTTTCTCTGGATCAAACTGGATCGGTCCGGTCAGACCTGTATAGTTCATGTCATGAATGACCTGGAGGAACCTCTCTCCTTCATTGAAGACGCTAAGTGCTGAGAACTTAATGTTGGTACCGTTGGTTTTCCTCAGATTCGGATCAGTAGAGAAAGTCACTCTGTTGCCTTGGCTGAAGAAAACATCGAGAGCACGAGCTACCAACCAAACAGTATCATAAGCATACATTGCATAAGAGTTGAAGCCATCATCATCACCTCCTGAAGTCTCCTTGGTTCTAAGGCTTTTCCATCGTGCTTTAAACCGTCTCTTCTCGTTACTCTCAGGTGTGTAATGGCGAAAAGCAACTACTCCTTGCAAGAGATCCATAGTTTTGGGATCCAACCCTGAATCCCAAGCTGTAAGAAGCCAATCAGTGGCGATCCAGACATAGCCACTCTCCATCATTCCAAGAGACTTGGCCACAGAGAAAACGTTTAGACCTGAATCAGGATTCACATGAACAACAAAGATGCGAGATTCCATCAGATTAGCAGAAACCAATAGATCATGGAGTGAACTTTTATCTGCACCAGGTCTAAAAGCAGCCTTGTAAGAGATCTTGGCACGTTTCTTAGCTAAAGCATCGCCTAATACAGAGATCCCGTTCCTACCATACTCATCATCAACAAAGATGGCAACAACTTCTCTCCACCGGCAATAGGATACAAAATCTGCTATTGCGTTCATCTGGAAGTAGTCGTTCTGTGTGCTTCGAAGGAAGTAAGAGTATTGTAGTGAAGAAAGCGTCGGGTCAGTCGCTGCAAATGACAAGAGAGGTACATGGAGCTCATTAGCTACATGGGAGATTAAGTGAGCGATTCCTGAAGATTGTGGACCAATGGCTGCAACCACCTTGTTCTCCATTACCTGCAAAGCTACACAATAAGAAAATATATCACCAATCTCCTTCAACATATCCAAATACCAATAAGAGATTTATGAACACAACAAGCTCTAAGACAATAGTAGGACAGAATCATTAATCTAGTACTAAACCCACAGCTTCATTGAGGGGTTTTCAGTTTTTCACAAGCAACTTTCAGGCATAGTAATATGAAAAAAGTACCTCCCATAGTGCCAACAAATCCACTACAGTTTGAGTCATGGAAGACAATATTGAGCTTGGTTCCCCTGAGAATATTCTGGTCAGCATTAACGTCTTCAATGGCCACCATAAACGCGGGTTTAGCTGCTCTTCCAATGAAAGAATCATAAGTAAACAGAGCTCCAACGTTGACAGAGCTGGGCCGAGAAGAAAAAGAAGAGTTTCTTAAGAAACTTTCTCTACCAGCACCTTCTGTCGGCAAAACCCAAAAGCCAGAAACACATAGGAACATGAGTCCCATAGAAACACCACTAATCATCACGCAGAATCCCATCTTTTCGGATTCTCGAACCAAAAAGAAACTGATTTTTACAGGCTCGTGATATTAATCATATGATGATTCGGAGTCAGAAGAAAGAAAAGAAACCCAATCGAAGAGGCACTGACGACCATTAAAATCAACGTCAAAAGAAAATAATGGGCCAGACAAGAAGACAAAAGGTGTCATGACAACTTGCTGAACATTGAATCAAAGACTAAAATTTTACATACATGAAAAATGTATGTGTATGAACTGTTTGATTCTGTACAGATCAATGGCCACATAAAACACAGAACTGAAACTATCTCAGAGATGGTTCAGAAAGAAACAACGGAACTAATAATTAAATTTAACAAATAAAAGACTTATCATTAAATAATTCAGTTCAGCGAGCAGAACGCCATGGATGATGGCAATAAAATAATATAAATAAAACATAAAATAGCAAATAGTTGGTCAGACAAAACAAGATAGCATACCAAAAACACGTAATAAGATAAAAGCTCCAACAAACAAGTTGGATAAAAAAAATCATGAGCTCATGCTTGTCAGAACGTGGCAATTAATATAATAAATCACAAAACGAAAGAAGATTGACCCAAAAAAAAAAGAAATAGTTTATAAGAATTGTTGGTAACTCTGAAATATATGTATATAGCTACAATCATTGGCTCTTGCCCCCTTTTTATGTGCCAAGTTACAATCAAATCTAATGAACAAAGATTGGAATGTTGACTTGCATGTTAGTTATATCTAATAATATTACAATTTTCATTCTATAAAGTGGAATCTACTCATCAATTTTGTCGTACCTCAGGATCAGCTTGAACTTCCACAACATGAAATGGGTTGTCAGAATCATTACTCCTTCTGAACATTCTCTTGATAGCTTCTTCTTTCTCATCCACAAACTCCACGAAACCAAACACCAATTCCCTTAAACGCATAGTAGGAGAAGACGACCAAGAAGCGAGCGGCATCGAGCTAGTACGCTCCATCCTTCTGTACCGCACAAACTGGCGTACCATCCTGAAAACAAACACCAAAGACGCAGAGACCGAGATTGCAGTGCAGACAAGGTACAACCCTTTGAAGCTCTTGAGATGAAGCTGGTTTGGCTCTGGGTTCCCATCTGATTTCTCTGCGCAAGTCTTCTTGCATAACCATTTCATCCGAATCTCTTGCAATTTTCTCGTCTCGGAGAGTTTCAAGATCGCTCTTGACATGTCTATAGCCAGTGGAGAATCTCTCTTAAACGCCTGTTAAACAAATAAACAAACAGACAATCAAAAAAATCTCAAATCTTTTTGTGCTCTTCTGATTAAGAGAAACGTAAAAAAAAAAGTACTTACAAATCCCCAACCACGGTGCATAAAGGGCTCTCCGACAATCTTGAAACCCGTCCGTTCCGCAAGAAACAATTCAATGTAAGGAAGCTCGTCAACAATGGCAGCTACTCCTCCGAAAGCGGTTGGTCCTAGCTTTAAAGCTCTTTCATACTCCTCCGTCGAGTCAAGTGGGACCAGCCTAGACCGAGCCATGCCGAGACTGTAGGTTAAGTACTCTAAAGTGAAAGTTCCGGCCTGGTAACCGATAGGCACCTCACTTTCCCGCAAGCTGTCAATGCCGGTTATGGCAGAAGGAAGTTGTAGGACTGTGAGGATTGAGGTGAGATTCGCTGTGTAGCTCGCGGTAAGGACCATCAATAAGAAGAGCCATACAATCATCACTAGTCTAGCTAGATTGCTTATCGTATCTTCCTCTGTTGACAGAACAACACAAAGCAGCAAGATCGTAGTTATGAGTTGATAGAGAAAACAAATCTAGAGTCAAATGTGTATCAGACAGATTTGGAAATCTAACTCTTATCAAACT
The DNA window shown above is from Brassica oleracea var. oleracea cultivar TO1000 chromosome C3, BOL, whole genome shotgun sequence and carries:
- the LOC106335023 gene encoding glutamate receptor 3.5-like isoform X3, producing MGFCVMISGVSMGLMFLCVSGFWVLPTEGAGRESFLRNSSFSSRPSSVNVGALFTYDSFIGRAAKPAFMVAIEDVNADQNILRGTKLNIVFHDSNCSGFVGTMGALQVMENKVVAAIGPQSSGIAHLISHVANELHVPLLSFAATDPTLSSLQYSYFLRSTQNDYFQMNAIADFVSYCRWREVVAIFVDDEYGRNGISVLGDALAKKRAKISYKAAFRPGADKSSLHDLLVSANLMESRIFVVHVNPDSGLNVFSVAKSLGMMESGYVWIATDWLLTAWDSGLDPKTMDLLQGVVAFRHYTPESNEKRRFKARWKSLRTKETSGGDDDGFNSYAMYAYDTVWLVARALDVFFSQGNRVTFSTDPNLRKTNGTNIKFSALSVFNEGERFLQVIHDMNYTGLTGPIQFDPEKNRINPAYDVININSRGPHRVGYWSNHTGFSVEPPETFYSKPPNTSVEHQRLNEIIWPGGVTKPPRGWVFPDNGEPLKIGVPNRVSYKNYASEEKNQLGVKGYCIDIFEAAVELLPYPVPRTYILYGDGKRNPSYDNLVNEVASNNFDVAVGDITIVTNRTKFVDFTQPFMESGLVVPSFGFLNTGLMKSSVDLLGVKSSPFSGLASQQCSSLTVRTPLQTGTYKTSSIRVFYILVFSGENTVSTLGRFVLLIWLFVVLIINSSYTASLTSILTVQQLTSRIEGMDSLITSSEPIGVQDGTFAYKYLVNELNIAPSRIIPLKNEEDYLSALQLGPRGGGVAAIVDELPYIKALLSNSNCEFRTVGQEFTRTGWGFAFQRDSPLAVDMSTAILQLSEEGKLEKIRKKWLTYSHECSVQIADTENYQLSVQSFWGLFLICGIVWFIALTLFCWKVFWQCQGLRPEEESDEVRVSEEASSSRSGRSLRAGSFKDLIKVVDKREVEIKEMLQQKSSKKLKGSQSSAETP
- the LOC106335023 gene encoding glutamate receptor 3.5-like isoform X2, whose amino-acid sequence is MILSLEEQLNPRLWWPLKTLMLTRIFSGEPSSILSSMTQTVVDLLALWEVMENKVVAAIGPQSSGIAHLISHVANELHVPLLSFAATDPTLSSLQYSYFLRSTQNDYFQMNAIADFVSYCRWREVVAIFVDDEYGRNGISVLGDALAKKRAKISYKAAFRPGADKSSLHDLLVSANLMESRIFVVHVNPDSGLNVFSVAKSLGMMESGYVWIATDWLLTAWDSGLDPKTMDLLQGVVAFRHYTPESNEKRRFKARWKSLRTKETSGGDDDGFNSYAMYAYDTVWLVARALDVFFSQGNRVTFSTDPNLRKTNGTNIKFSALSVFNEGERFLQVIHDMNYTGLTGPIQFDPEKNRINPAYDVININSRGPHRVGYWSNHTGFSVEPPETFYSKPPNTSVEHQRLNEIIWPGGVTKPPRGWVFPDNGEPLKIGVPNRVSYKNYASEEKNQLGVKGYCIDIFEAAVELLPYPVPRTYILYGDGKRNPSYDNLVNEVASNNFDVAVGDITIVTNRTKFVDFTQPFMESGLVVVAPVKGGKSSPWSFLKPFTVEMWAVTGLLFLFVGAIIWILEHRFNEEFRGPPRRQIITVFWFSFSTMFFSHRENTVSTLGRFVLLIWLFVVLIINSSYTASLTSILTVQQLTSRIEGMDSLITSSEPIGVQDGTFAYKYLVNELNIAPSRIIPLKNEEDYLSALQLGPRGGGVAAIVDELPYIKALLSNSNCEFRTVGQEFTRTGWGFAFQRDSPLAVDMSTAILQLSEEGKLEKIRKKWLTYSHECSVQIADTENYQLSVQSFWGLFLICGIVWFIALTLFCWKVFWQCQGLRPEEESDEVRVSEEASSSRSGRSLRAGSFKDLIKVVDKREVEIKEMLQQKSSKKLKGSQSSAETP
- the LOC106335023 gene encoding glutamate receptor 3.5-like isoform X1, with the protein product MGFCVMISGVSMGLMFLCVSGFWVLPTEGAGRESFLRNSSFSSRPSSVNVGALFTYDSFIGRAAKPAFMVAIEDVNADQNILRGTKLNIVFHDSNCSGFVGTMGALQVMENKVVAAIGPQSSGIAHLISHVANELHVPLLSFAATDPTLSSLQYSYFLRSTQNDYFQMNAIADFVSYCRWREVVAIFVDDEYGRNGISVLGDALAKKRAKISYKAAFRPGADKSSLHDLLVSANLMESRIFVVHVNPDSGLNVFSVAKSLGMMESGYVWIATDWLLTAWDSGLDPKTMDLLQGVVAFRHYTPESNEKRRFKARWKSLRTKETSGGDDDGFNSYAMYAYDTVWLVARALDVFFSQGNRVTFSTDPNLRKTNGTNIKFSALSVFNEGERFLQVIHDMNYTGLTGPIQFDPEKNRINPAYDVININSRGPHRVGYWSNHTGFSVEPPETFYSKPPNTSVEHQRLNEIIWPGGVTKPPRGWVFPDNGEPLKIGVPNRVSYKNYASEEKNQLGVKGYCIDIFEAAVELLPYPVPRTYILYGDGKRNPSYDNLVNEVASNNFDVAVGDITIVTNRTKFVDFTQPFMESGLVVVAPVKGGKSSPWSFLKPFTVEMWAVTGLLFLFVGAIIWILEHRFNEEFRGPPRRQIITVFWFSFSTMFFSHRENTVSTLGRFVLLIWLFVVLIINSSYTASLTSILTVQQLTSRIEGMDSLITSSEPIGVQDGTFAYKYLVNELNIAPSRIIPLKNEEDYLSALQLGPRGGGVAAIVDELPYIKALLSNSNCEFRTVGQEFTRTGWGFAFQRDSPLAVDMSTAILQLSEEGKLEKIRKKWLTYSHECSVQIADTENYQLSVQSFWGLFLICGIVWFIALTLFCWKVFWQCQGLRPEEESDEVRVSEEASSSRSGRSLRAGSFKDLIKVVDKREVEIKEMLQQKSSKKLKGSQSSAETP